In the Mytilus trossulus isolate FHL-02 chromosome 1, PNRI_Mtr1.1.1.hap1, whole genome shotgun sequence genome, one interval contains:
- the LOC134720300 gene encoding uncharacterized protein LOC134720300 has protein sequence MCENHRKQLYCLYCKTCKRLVCPECIVVAHSRHDFDNLENTLRENIDLLSCVASDIHNNLINAYIQHEHALDGNIMDVQKEYDMLMNRIFRQEEKLKIFIEEETNKLRNDLTNERNRVVDLITEERVHYYEKRIKLKLFKDKIEHKILIENNLNDVIDTVNEFDSMNNFHPKYVAHKEMMIDYKEGNITTQTINNLVGFAFPKKLDVRFSVSQSHPTDLSSIITIVSLAPNTAWFVDNISNSQSKILQKIEIGENIRKIDEHLVSLSDIDVSPSGELFAAFSVEGCIKRFTSSGKFEMFYDCSPLILRGLHITKSGHLLIGVRECGIAFPITNRSSRQILVITNDRKLKKILEFDPFGKRLFSVPLQITTNNNGDICVVDAVSMTGGRVIAVRELAEIIKWEYLGHKSVNSRKFPFNPDGIVCTKTGNIIVCEKETHTLHILSEFGAFIHCQNLETSFGIRWPCSLTIDRTELLWIGCSTAAIEPRNAKFHILKFSGI, from the coding sequence ATGTGTGAAAACCATAGAAAACAGTTGTATTGTTTGTACTGTAAAACATGCAAACGTCTTGTATGTCCGGAGTGTATTGTAGTCGCACATTCGAGGCATGATTTTGACAATCTGGAGAACACTCTGCGAGAAAACATAGATTTGTTATCATGTGTTGCGTCGGATATACACAATAACCTCATAAATGCGTACATCCAACATGAACATGCATTGGACGGAAATATAATGGATGTCCAAAAGGAATATGACATGTTAATGAACCGAATTTTTAGACAGGAGGAAAAACTCAAGATTTTTATCGAGGAAGAAACAAATAAGTTGCGAaatgatttaacaaatgaaagaaACCGTGTGGTAGATTTGATAACAGAAGAAAGAGTTCATTATTATGAGAAAAGAATCAAACTAAAactatttaaagacaaaatagaacataaaattttaattgaaaataatctaaatGATGTTATTGATACTGTGAATGAATTTGATTCAATGAATAATTTTCACCCAAAATACGTAGCGCATAAGGAAATGATGATAGACTATAAAGAAGGTAATATTACAActcaaacaataaacaatttagTCGGCTTCGCTTTCCCGAAGAAATTGGATGTACGTTTCAGTGTTAGTCAGTCTCACCCTACTGATTTATCGTCTATTATTACAATTGTGAGTCTAGCCCCTAATACAGCATGGTTTGTTGATAACATTTCGAATTCACAATCTAAGATATTACAGAAAATAGAGATAGGtgaaaacattagaaaaatagacGAACACCTTGTTTCTTTATCTGATATAGACGTTTCGCCGTCGGGGGAACTATTTGCTGCATTTTCAGTGGAAGGTTGTATTAAACGTTTTACATCTTCAGGCAAGTTCGAAATGTTTTATGATTGTTCGCCGCTTATACTAAGAGGACTACATATCACAAAGTCTGGACATTTGCTGATAGGCGTTAGGGAATGTGGAATAGCTTTTCCTATAACAAACCGCAGTTCGCGACAAATTTTAGTTATTACAAATGACAGGAAACTAAAGAAAATCCTCGAATTTGATCCATTTGGGAAACGTCTTTTCTCTGTTCCTCTTCAAATTACTACGAACAACAATGGCGATATATGTGTAGTAGATGCTGTTAGTATGACAGGAGGAAGAGTAATTGCAGTTCGCGAATTAGCAGAGATAATAAAGTGGGAGTATTTAGGCCACAAAAGTGTAAATTCTAGAAAATTTCCTTTTAATCCGGACGGCATCGTGTGTACGAAGACTGGAAATATAATAGTATGTGAAAAAGAAACACACACTCTTCATATTCTGTCAGAGTTTGGTGCATTCATACATTGTCAAAATCTTGAAACTTCGTTTGGAATTCGTTGGCCATGTAGCTTGACTATAGATAGGACAGAACTGTTGTGGATAGGATGCTCGACTGCTGCAATAGAACCCAGAAATGCAAAATTCCATATCTTAAAATTCAGTGGCATTTGA